In Pygocentrus nattereri isolate fPygNat1 chromosome 26, fPygNat1.pri, whole genome shotgun sequence, one genomic interval encodes:
- the LOC108435670 gene encoding odorant receptor 131-2-like — MNSSRNSFEEAFMKNLITIGLGVIITYSNGIFVIVFFKNPVFYTNTRYILYIHLVINDILMLFLSVTLHVLVYTVPLLNVTVCSFLLLFATTTAGNTPLNLAGMALERYIAICKPLHHPQLCTVKRTYILISLIWLVSSVPALTDIIIVLANEPISIFSTSLICYPKSLFNTNQHLIRTISVETLYLSCVWMTLIFTYFKVLQAAKAATSDQVSARKARNTILLHGLQLILCMLGYVTSVIDYFFLALFPNYRSTILFSTYLLSNVIPRLLSPLIYGFRDKKMFRYVRMYLTCSLFFTKIEPNEVES, encoded by the coding sequence ATGAACTCAAGCCGGAATTCTTTTGAAGAGGCTTTTATGAAGAACCTAATTACAATTGGGTTGGGAGTCATCATAACCTACAGCAATGGCATCTTTGtgattgtcttttttaaaaatccagttTTCTACACCAACACAAgatacattctgtacattcacCTCGTCATCAATGACATATTAATGCTCTTCCTTTCAGTTACTCTGCATGTCCTGGTTTATACTGTACCTCTTTTGAATGTCACAGTCTGCagttttctgcttctgtttgcCACAACAACTGCAGGAAACACTCCACTGAATCTAGCCGGAATGGCCTTGGAACGCTACATTGCCATCTGTAAACCACTGCATCACCCACAGCTTTGCACAGTGAAAAGGACCTACATCCTCATCAGCCTGATATGGCTTGTGTCTTCCGTTCCTGCACTGACTGATATCATCATTGTCTTGGCGAATGAACCCATCAGTATTTTCTCAACATCCCTTATTTGCTATCCTAAGAGTCTTTTTAACACAAATCAGCACCTCATCAGAACAATCTCTGTAGAGACACTTTATCTATCATGTGTGTGGATGACACTGATCTTTACTTACTTCAAGGTTCTTCAGGCAGCTAAAGCTGCGACCTCTGATCAGGTCTCTGCCAGAAAAGCCAGGAACACTATTTTGCTCCACGGCCTGCAGCTCATTCTTTGTATGCTCGGCTATGTTACTTCAGTTATAGACTACTTTTTCTTAGCGCTGTTCCCAAACTATAGAAGCACAATTTTGTTCAGTACCTATCTACTGTCTAATGTTATTCCAAGGCTACTCAGTCCTCTTATATATGGATTCCGAGATAAAAAAATGTTCAGATATGTCAGAATGTATTTAACATGTAGTCTGTTCTTCACAAAGATTGAACCAAATGAAGTTGAGTCTTAG
- the LOC108435669 gene encoding odorant receptor 131-2-like, whose translation MNSSQNAFEDIFMKNLIVVGLGVIITYINGIFVIGFFQNPVFYTDTRYILYIHLVINDIIMLFLSVTLYVLNYALPLLNVTICSFLLFIATTTGENTPLNLAAMALERYIAICKPLHHHRLCSVNRTYVIIGLIWILTSVPALTDIIIVLVNEPISIFLTSIICYPKSLFGTNQHLMRVISVESLYLSCVWMTLIFTYFRVLQAAKAATSDQVSARKARNTILLHGMQLLLCMLGYITPLINYFFLALFPKYRSTVLFSTYIVANVIPRLLSPLIYGFRDQKLFRYVKMYLTCSLFFTKIEPNEVQS comes from the coding sequence ATGAACTCGAGCCAGAATGCTTTTGAAGACATTTTTATGAAGAACCTAATTGTAGTTGGGTTGGGTGTCATCATAACTTACATCAATGGGATCTTTGTGATCGGCTTTTTTCAAAATCCAGTTTTCTACACCGACACCAgatacattctgtacattcacCTGGTCATTAATGACATAATTATGCTCTTCCTTTCAGTTACTCTGTATGTCTTGAATTATGCTCTTCCCCTTTTGAATGTCACAATCTgcagttttctgctttttattgcCACAACAACTGGAGAAAACACTCCACTGAATCTAGCAGCAATGGCCTTGGAACGCTACATTGCCATTTGCAAACCGCTGCATCACCATCGGCTTTGCTCAGTGAACAGGACTTACGTCATCATAGGGCTGATATGGATATTGACCTCTGTTCCTGCACTAACCGATATCATCATTGTCTTGGTGAATGAACCCATCAGTATTTTCTTAACATCcattatttgctatccaaaaagTCTTTTTGGCACGAATCAGCACCTCATGAGAGTGATCTCAGTTGAGTCACTTTATCTATCATGTGTGTGGATGACTCTGATCTTTACTTACTTCAGGGTTCTTCAGGCAGCTAAAGCTGCAACCTCTGATCAGGTCTCTGCCAGAAAAGCCCGGAACACTATTTTGCTCCATGGTATGCAGCTCCTTCTTTGTATGCTTGGCTATATCACTCCACTTATAAACTATTTTTTCTTAGCATTGTTCCCTAAATATAGAAGCACAGTTTTGTTCAGTACCTACATAGTGGCTAATGTTATTCCAAGGCTACTCAGTCCTCTTATATATGGATTCCGAGATCAAAAATTGTTCAGATAtgtcaaaatgtatttaacctGCAGTCTGTTCTTCACAAAGATTGAACCAAATGAAGTTCAATCATAG
- the LOC108435671 gene encoding odorant receptor 131-2-like, with protein MNSSRNSFEEAFMKNLITVGLGVIITYINGIFVIVFFKNPVFYTNTRYILYIHLVINDILMLFLSVTLHVLVYTVPLLNVTICSFLLLFATTTTGNTPLNLAGMALERYIAICKPLHHPQLCTVKRTYILISLIWLVSSVPALTDIIIVLANEPISIFSTSITCYPKSLFNTNQHLIRTISVETLYLSCVWMTLIFTYFRVLQAAKAATSDQVSARKARNTILLHGLQLLLCMLGYVTAVINYFFLALFPKYRSTILFSTYLLSNVIPRLLSAVIYGFRDQKMFRYVRMYLTCSLFLTKIEPSEVET; from the coding sequence ATGAACTCAAGCCGGAATTCTTTTGAAGAGGCTTTTATGAAGAACCTAATTACAGTTGGGTTGGGAGTCATCATAACCTACATCAATGGCATCTTTGtgattgtcttttttaaaaatccagttTTCTACACAAATACAAgatacattctgtacattcacCTCGTCATCAATGACATATTAATGCTCTTCCTTTCAGTTACTCTGCATGTCCTGGTTTATACTGTACCTCTTTTGAATGTCACAATCTGCagttttctgcttctgtttgcCACAACAACTACAGGAAACACTCCACTGAATCTAGCTGGAATGGCCTTGGAACGCTACATTGCCATCTGTAAACCACTGCATCACCCTCAGCTTTGCACAGTGAAAAGGACCTACATCCTCATCAGCCTGATATGGCTTGTGTCTTCCGTTCCTGCACTAACCGATATCATCATTGTCTTGGCGAATGAACCGATCAGTATTTTCTCAACATCCATTACTTGCTATCCTAAGAGTCTTTTTAACACAAATCAGCACCTCATCAGAACAATCTCTGTAGAGACACTTTATCTATCATGTGTGTGGATGACACTGATCTTTACTTACTTCAGGGTTCTTCAGGCAGCTAAAGCTGCAACCTCTGATCAGGTCTCTGCCAGAAAAGCCAGGAACACTATTTTGCTCCACGGCCTGCAGCTCCTTCTTTGTATGCTCGGCTATGTTACTGCCGTTATAAACTACTTTTTCTTAGCGCTGTTCCCTAAATATAGAAGCACAATTTTGTTCAGTACCTATCTACTGTCTAATGTTATTCCAAGGCTACTCAGTGCTGTTATATATGGATTCCGAGATCAAAAAATGTTCAGATATGTCAGAATGTATTTAACGTGCAGTCTGTTCCTCACAAAGATTGAACCAAGTGAAGTTGAGACTTAG